One segment of Drosophila ananassae strain 14024-0371.13 chromosome 3R, ASM1763931v2, whole genome shotgun sequence DNA contains the following:
- the LOC6504219 gene encoding F-box/LRR-repeat protein 15 isoform X2, which produces MCTLHPEEEAHLAAMALSPSPRTLDSSRPSTPTPCSLFDVCWDDVLIPQVAVYLTLKDLFNLRCCSRTAKKFAEAAMEKRQELHLSGNNSSNIEDGFRVLARCCRRLEVLHLACCRWLTDDLLLPLLANNKQRLVAVNLNECINITALSLQPIIVECKELRVLKLSKCQWLTTGAVDALTLHQSKLVEFDISYCGAIGERCLIIFFRRLNNLTVLSLANTPSVTDQVLIQIGNYCRELEHINLIGCAAISDYGVHALTQSCPLLQSLMVQRCPQVTERVLAPLRGRVHIDRPGMSYNLPAMQHHRLFLQV; this is translated from the exons ATGTGTACCCTGCACCCTGAGGAGGAGGCCCACCTGGCGGCGATGGCTCTTTCACCCAGTCCGAGAACGCTAGACTCCTCTCGACCTTCAACTCCCACTCCCTGTTCACTGTTTGATGTTTGTTGGGATGATGTTCTTATTCCACAAGTTGCCGTCTACCTGACGCTAAAAGACTTGTTTAATTTGCGATGCTGCTCACGAACTGCAAAGAAGTTCGCAGAGGCAGCGATGGAAAAGCGGCAAGAACTGCACCTCTCTGGAAACAACTCAAGCAATATTGAAGATGGCTTTCGCGTGTTGGCCCGTTGTTGCCGTCGCCTGGAGGTGCTGCATTTGGCCTGCTGTCGCTGGCTAACGGACGATTTGCTTCTTCCACTTCTGGCCAATAACAAACAGCGTCTGGTGGCCGTGAACCTCAACGAGTGCATCAACATTACGGCCCTTTCCCTGCAACCGATAATCGTAGAATGCAAGGAGCTGCGGGTATTGAAACTGTCCAAGTGTCAATGGCTCACTACTGGAGCGGTGGACGCTCTGACCCTGCACCAGAGCAAGCTGGTGGAGTTCGATATTTCGTATTGCGGAGCAATTGGCGAGCGTTGCCTAATCATATTTTTCAGGAGGCTCAACAATCTTACCGTCCTGTCACTGGCTAATACTCCTAGTGTTACCGACCAAGTGCTCATCCAGATAGGCAACTACTGCCGGGAACTAGAACATATAAATCTGATTGGCTGTGCCGCCATCTCCGACTATGGAGTGCA CGCCCTAACCCAGAGTTGCCCACTTCTGCAGTCGCTGATGGTGCAGCGTTGCCCGCAGGTCACCGAACGAGTGCTGGCCCCTTTGCGGGGACGCGTCCATATAGATAGGCCAGGAATGAGTTACAACCTACCAGCCATGCAGCATCATCGACTTTTTCTGCAAGTGTAA
- the LOC6504219 gene encoding F-box/LRR-repeat protein 15 isoform X1 → MCTLHPEEEAHLAAMALSPSPRTLDSSRPSTPTPCSLFDVCWDDVLIPQVAVYLTLKDLFNLRCCSRTAKKFAEAAMEKRQELHLSGNNSSNIEDGFRVLARCCRRLEVLHLACCRWLTDDLLLPLLANNKQRLVAVNLNECINITALSLQPIIVECKELRVLKLSKCQWLTTGAVDALTLHQSKLVEFDISYCGAIGERCLIIFFRRLNNLTVLSLANTPSVTDQVLIQIGNYCRELEHINLIGCAAISDYGVHALTVHCPRIRTLLIRRCPRVTERSLAPLRQRCLFIDRPLLEGAHNAYSLNDFYPSSFLVY, encoded by the exons ATGTGTACCCTGCACCCTGAGGAGGAGGCCCACCTGGCGGCGATGGCTCTTTCACCCAGTCCGAGAACGCTAGACTCCTCTCGACCTTCAACTCCCACTCCCTGTTCACTGTTTGATGTTTGTTGGGATGATGTTCTTATTCCACAAGTTGCCGTCTACCTGACGCTAAAAGACTTGTTTAATTTGCGATGCTGCTCACGAACTGCAAAGAAGTTCGCAGAGGCAGCGATGGAAAAGCGGCAAGAACTGCACCTCTCTGGAAACAACTCAAGCAATATTGAAGATGGCTTTCGCGTGTTGGCCCGTTGTTGCCGTCGCCTGGAGGTGCTGCATTTGGCCTGCTGTCGCTGGCTAACGGACGATTTGCTTCTTCCACTTCTGGCCAATAACAAACAGCGTCTGGTGGCCGTGAACCTCAACGAGTGCATCAACATTACGGCCCTTTCCCTGCAACCGATAATCGTAGAATGCAAGGAGCTGCGGGTATTGAAACTGTCCAAGTGTCAATGGCTCACTACTGGAGCGGTGGACGCTCTGACCCTGCACCAGAGCAAGCTGGTGGAGTTCGATATTTCGTATTGCGGAGCAATTGGCGAGCGTTGCCTAATCATATTTTTCAGGAGGCTCAACAATCTTACCGTCCTGTCACTGGCTAATACTCCTAGTGTTACCGACCAAGTGCTCATCCAGATAGGCAACTACTGCCGGGAACTAGAACATATAAATCTGATTGGCTGTGCCGCCATCTCCGACTATGGAGTGCA TGCTCTGACAGTCCACTGTCCGCGTATCCGGACTCTGCTCATCCGGCGTTGCCCTCGGGTAACAGAGCGATCGTTGGCTCCGCTGCGGCAGCGGTGTCTTTTTATTGACCGGCCGCTCCTTGAGGGGGCACACAACGCCTACAGCCTGAACGACTTCTATCCCAGCAGTTTTCTCGTTTACTAG
- the LOC6504218 gene encoding serine protease 1 yields the protein MKVFLTILALAVASASAFDDKVFVKDVPKSSKIQGRVTNGYPAAEGKAPYTVGLGFSGGWWCGGSIISNTWVLTAEHCIGDAASVTVYFGATWRTNAQYTHWVGNGDFIKHPNADIALIRIPHVDFWHMVNKVELPSYNDRYNNYNEWWAVACGWGGTYDGSPLPDWLQCVDLQIVHNDECGWTYGSVGDNIICTRTVDGKSICQGDSGGPLVTHDGNKLVGVSNFVSSNGCQSGAPAGFQRVTYHLDWIRDHTGIAY from the coding sequence ATGAAGGTGTTCCTTACTATTCTGGCTCTGGCCGTGGCTTCGGCCTCCGCTTTCGACGACAAGGTGTTCGTGAAGGACGTGCCCAAGAGCTCCAAGATCCAGGGACGTGTCACCAACGGATACCCCGCAGCTGAGGGCAAGGCTCCCTACACCGTCGGTCTCGGGTTCAGCGGCGGATGGTGGTGCGGTGGCTCGATCATCAGCAACACCTGGGTCCTTACCGCTGAGCACTGCATCGGTGATGCGGCCTCCGTTACCGTCTACTTCGGAGCCACCTGGCGCACCAACGCCCAGTACACTCACTGGGTTGGCAACGGTGACTTCATCAAGCACCCCAACGCTGACATTGCTCTGATCCGTATTCCCCATGTGGACTTCTGGCACATGGTCAACAAGGTTGAGCTGCCCAGCTACAACGATCgctacaacaactacaacgaATGGTGGGCTGTTGCTTGCGGATGGGGCGGCACCTATGACGGCAGCCCTCTGCCCGATTGGCTTCAGTGCGTCGATCTCCAGATCGTCCACAACGACGAGTGCGGCTGGACTTACGGATCCGTCGGCGACAACATCATCTGCACCCGTACCGTCGATGGCAAGTCCATCTGCCAAGGTGATTCCGGTGGCCCATTGGTCACACACGACGGCAACAAACTGGTCGGAGTCAGCAACTTTGTCTCCAGCAATGGATGCCAGTCCGGCGCCCCTGCTGGATTCCAGCGTGTCACCTACCACTTGGACTGGATCCGTGACCACACTGGCATTGCTtactaa
- the LOC6504217 gene encoding serine protease 1 has product MKVFLTILALSVASASAFSSKVFVKDIPKVSKIEGRVTNGYPASEGKAPYTVGLGFSGGWWCGGSIIGNTWVLTAEHCISDSASVTVYFGATWRTNAQYTHWVGNGDFIKHPNADIALIRIPHVDFWHMVNKVELPSYNDRYNNYNEWWAVACGWGTTYDGSSLPDWLQCVDLQIVHNDECGWAYGSVGDNIICTRNVDGKSICQGDSGGPLVTHEGNKLVGVTNFVSGKGCQHGDPAGFQRVTYHLDWIRDHTGISY; this is encoded by the coding sequence ATGAAGGTGTTCCTTACTATTCTGGCTCTGTCCGTGGCTTCGGCCTCCGCTTTCTCCAGCAAGGTCTTTGTGAAGGATATTCCCAAGGTATCCAAGATCGAGGGACGCGTCACCAACGGTTACCCCGCATCCGAGGGCAAGGCTCCCTACACCGTCGGTCTCGGCTTCAGCGGCGGATGGTGGTGCGGTGGCTCTATCATCGGCAACACCTGGGTCCTGACTGCTGAGCACTGCATCAGTGATTCGGCCTCCGTTACCGTCTACTTCGGAGCCACCTGGCGCACCAACGCCCAGTACACTCACTGGGTTGGCAATGGTGACTTCATCAAGCACCCCAACGCTGACATTGCTCTGATCCGTATTCCCCATGTGGACTTCTGGCACATGGTCAACAAGGTTGAGCTGCCCAGCTACAACGATCgctacaacaactacaacgaATGGTGGGCTGTTGCCTGCGGCTGGGGCACCACCTATGACGGCAGCTCTCTTCCCGACTGGCTTCAGTGCGTCGATCTCCAGATCGTCCACAATGACGAGTGTGGCTGGGCCTACGGATCCGTCGGAGACAACATCATCTGCACCCGTAACGTCGATGGCAAGTCCATCTGCCAAGGTGATTCCGGCGGCCCATTGGTCACACACGAGGGCAACAAACTGGTCGGAGTCACCAACTTCGTGTCCGGCAAAGGATGCCAGCATGGCGATCCTGCTGGATTCCAGCGTGTCACCTACCACTTGGACTGGATCCGTGACCACACTGGCATTTCTtactaa